A region of Toxorhynchites rutilus septentrionalis strain SRP chromosome 1, ASM2978413v1, whole genome shotgun sequence DNA encodes the following proteins:
- the LOC129763171 gene encoding protein LST8 homolog: protein MSFDLFSEPILATGGYDHAIKLWQPYSGFCYRTLQHNESQVNALDIIPNGTLLAAGGYQHIRLYDINVCHPIVDYDCVLKNVTRVGFQEDGKWMFTGGEDCRVRIWDINSRIPLCQRIFDSLTPVNAVCLHPNQVELAIGTQGGSVYLWDVKSDVHDQLVPEVEASIQDIAISPNGAFMAAINNKGNCYIWSLSNSTNSEMQLTKTDPKLRVEAHKKYGLRCRFSPDSSMLVTCSGDGTAKIFRTESFQLHVELKIDKYWMWDAVFSNDSKYLFTASSDGKARLWKIETKSIEREYHAHMKAITALAFRDGIAKS, encoded by the exons ATGTCCTTTGATTTATTCAGCGAGCCTATTCTCGCCACCGGTGGATATGATCACGCCATCAAGCTATGGCAACCCTACTCTGGATTCTGTTACCGGACACTTCAGCACAATGAATCG CAAGTTAATGCACTTGACATCATCCCAAATGGTACATTATTGGCCGCTGGCGGCTATCAGCACATACGGCTGTATGATATCAACGTTTGTCACCCGATCGTGGATTACGATTGTGTGCTTAAAAACGTCACACGAGTCGGCTTTCAAGAGGACGGTAAATGGATGTTCACAGGTGGAGAGGACTGTCGGGTTCGAATTTGGGATATAAATTCCCGAATTCCTTTATGCCAGCGAATTTTCGACTCTCTCACGCCGGTAAATGCGGTTTGTTTGCATCCAAACCAAGTCGAACTGGCAATCGGAACCCAGGGAGGAAGTGTTTATCTGTGGGATGTGAAATCTGATGTTCACGATCAATTGGTTCCCGAGGTTGAAGCATCCATTCAAGATATAGCCATTAGCCCGAATGGGGCATTCATGGCCGCTATTAATAATAAGGGCAATTGCTACATTTGGAGCTTATCGAATTCAACCAACAGCGAGATGCAGCTGACCAAGACAGACCCTAAGCTACGAGTAGAAGCTCACAAGAAATACGGCTTGAGGTGTAGATTTAGTCCTGACTCAAGCATGCTGGTAACATGCTCCGGAGATGGAACAGCCAAAATTTTCCGAACCGAATCATTTCAACTGCATGTGGAGTTGAAGATTGACAAGTACTGGATGTGGGATGCTGTTTTTAGTAACGATTCGAAATATCTGTTTACTG CCTCATCCGATGGCAAGGCACGACTGTGGAAAATCGAAACCAAATCTATTGAAAGGGAATACCATGCACATATGAAGGCGATCACAGCGCTGGCATTTAGAGATGGTATAgcgaaaagttaa
- the LOC129761898 gene encoding uncharacterized protein LOC129761898, which produces MEKYAVPNKLPSVEISILAQRKARIKREATQYVRKPLPANRKTKFCKPEFFIADYRKAERDEKRIKRNFLKTGVQSQNREIQHGRLILVFRHRGKFIANKEVMHILNKLGLPYKRRAVFLKLTEEVDAMLKMVEPWTVWGYPSIGTVRELVYKYGLFKPQNGEKGPKKIPITSNKQVEEKFGHLGIICVEDLLHELLTVGPNFNKVTKILHTFELRSPVDGWKDARKGKLRAIGGEAGFRGDEINEFFKRLL; this is translated from the coding sequence ATGGAGAAGTATGCTGTTCCGAATAAACTTCCATCGGTGGAGATCAGTATTTTGGCACAGCGCAAAGCTCGCATCAAGAGGGAAGCTACCCAATATGTACGGAAGCCGCTGCCAGCAAATAGAAAGACCAAGTTCTGCAAGCCGGAATTTTTCATCGCCGACTACCGCAAGGCCGAACGAGACGAGAAACGGATAAAGCGAAATTTTCTCAAGACGGGTGTCCAGTCCCAAAACCGGGAGATCCAGCATGGTCGATTAATTTTAGTGTTCCGCCATCGGGGTAAATTCATTGCCAACAAGGAGGTAATGCACATTCTTAACAAGCTGGGACTGCCGTATAAACGTCGAGCAGTTTTTCTGAAACTGACGGAGGAAGTGGACGCTATGCTCAAAATGGTGGAACCATGGACTGTTTGGGGCTATCCGAGCATTGGCACTGTACGTGAATTGGTGTACAAATACGGTCTGTTTAAACCGCAGAATGGCGAGAAAGGCCCGAAGAAAATCCCCATAACGTCCAATAAGCAGGTGGAGGAAAAGTTTGGACATTTGGGCATTATTTGTGTAGAGGATTTGCTGCACGAATTGCTAACAGTTGGTCCAAATTTCAACAAGGTGACGAAAATTCTGCACACCTTCGAGCTTCGATCGCCGGTTGATGGTTGGAAGGATGCCCGGAAAGGAAAGCTTAGGGCCATCGGAGGTGAGGCCGGCTTTCGAGGGGACGAAATAAATGAGTTTTTCAAGCGACTGTTGTGA